The following are from one region of the Acidobacteriota bacterium genome:
- a CDS encoding prepilin-type N-terminal cleavage/methylation domain-containing protein: MREKQPERPKKPLNCDRGFSLLEVLTAIVILLAALLSLLPVVAGSVDQYRQARQRWTAAVEAWNRAQRLRADPAGEGDVFQPAARALPLKRLLLETDGGGQGRHAERIKLRWEVIHGLR, translated from the coding sequence TGAGAGAAAAACAGCCCGAGAGGCCAAAAAAGCCGCTCAATTGTGATCGCGGCTTCAGTCTTTTGGAGGTATTGACCGCTATAGTGATCCTGCTGGCGGCTCTCCTGTCGCTGCTGCCGGTAGTGGCCGGCAGCGTCGATCAGTACCGCCAGGCCCGCCAACGCTGGACTGCGGCGGTCGAAGCCTGGAACCGGGCTCAACGCCTGCGGGCAGATCCGGCGGGGGAGGGAGACGTGTTTCAACCGGCCGCCCGAGCCTTGCCGCTGAAACGCCTGCTGCTGGAAACGGACGGCGGCGGTCAAGGGCGCCACGCAGAGAGAATCAAGCTTCGCTGGGAGGTAATTCATGGCCTCAGATGA